From the genome of Palaemon carinicauda isolate YSFRI2023 chromosome 36, ASM3689809v2, whole genome shotgun sequence:
ATAAGATCATGTTCATGAGGCATATGTACCCCAGTCCTTTGGAGTATAGTAATCAACTTTTTTCAtttacacatgcaaaaattaagtgccatatttttaattgttatttataatCACTTAATTGTTctgacgcgatatacaaaccttgtaatcatttaatataggaattcgcttcagctcagctgaaacgaattcctatattaaatgaatatgaggtttgtatagctaggaaaaatacaatttaggacaaattgtcatattaGAGAGGTCTAATTTTTAATTCACTACTTTTGTTGTACAttgaaacttaacccttttacccccaggctatttggaactttccaacccctaacccccaggcattttttttttttttagttttcaagcaaattttgcaatatatattttttaaattgctttaacagccttaatttttgtcatagagaggtcaggttggtctcattcttttggaaaatgcctgaagtttctcataaagttatcaaaaatatgcaaaaaaaaaaaatgtaaacagcagttttttgcaaggacgtaccagtacgtccattggggtaaagggatgagttttgtgaaacgtaccagtacgtccattggggataaaagggttaacacCTCAAAATCTTCAATAAGAAAATCATcctgtaggccttgctgcttcctccggggccaatgaccgcggaggtagcagcagtaggggactcagcagtatgaagcttcatctgtagtggaaaatgtgggaggttgggctgtggcaccctagcaaccctagcagtaccagctgaactcggctgagtccctggttaggctggaggaacgtagagagtagaggtccccttttttgttttgtttcttgttgatgtcggctaccccccaaaattgggggaagtgccttggtatatggatggatgataTGGCATGCAGGAAGCTGCAGTAGCGGTTGATTATGAtatttgtgactttttttttatgaattataggATTGGACGAGGTAACGCTGGCACTCTGTGTACGTCTGTGCGAGAGTGGAGCAAACCCGGAAGCCTTGGCCAAAGTGATCATGGAACTCCAGAGGGTCAAGAAAGAAGAAACGGGACATACCAACGGCCATGGAAGTCAATAGCTGTTGGAaccgaacatttttttttattaaaaatattcatttatttttaccaAAGGAAATCAAATTTatgttttttctcatttcattttatttctaaggTGGGGTTTCAGGGCACGCTATCTGGACTGAATATTtagatactgtatacagtattatttTATACTTGATCTTTTTCTCAAAACGTGGCTTATATCTTAAATGCAGAATCATTTATTATATAAGAAGAATCAGGGTGGGAGAAGcaaaaattttttttccattagtcTCCACTTTTCACAATTTCAATTTGTGAAAtataattttgctatttgttatactGTAGCTATGCACGGCTTTCTTTTTCATTAAGATTTTTAATATTTCACTAATTTTTCTCTACACAGTTGACATGATGATGCTTTACTAAATATTCCATTTCTTATATTGTAGGCTTGTTATTGTAAAGTACTTTTTCCTTTTACGAttaaagaaagaaattattttgttgATTAGGAAGAACATAAGAATATATTGGCTCCAAATTTTTCATATCTTCCTTTATCAGTTATTTTTGTGCCTTAAGCTAtactatgaaaaatattaaacttgTTTACATCCCAAAACGTTAATAAGTTTAAATTTTAACTTATATAGCACACATAATTACATAGAGGTAGGATTTCATGTCTGTAGTACACATGTTCCTGATGGCTAAAATTAATCTAgcacatttttttctctattggaAAAGCTATTCACCACATTAAAGAGAAATGCTGTCCGCCACTTTAGAGGTACATACCTGTTCTTTTTGCCTCTGGAGtacaaaacaattattttaatgAGAACTTGAAAATTTCCGCTTAGAAATAAGTTGTAGGTTTATTTTAAAACAAATTGAGATTCCTTTAGAAAGGGTTTTTAGGGTTTTTTGCATCATTGTCTGAAGTGAAAATAAGTAACACAAGGCTAAGCTTACATTGGTTGCCAACAGAATTTCTCAAAATCTTTTGGTAATAACACTGGCAAAAGCTATTTTTTGCTTCCATTGTAAAAACATTATCACTTATGTAAATGTTGACTATTTTAAGCAGTATTATATGTCATACTAATATACTCTGTTTTAGAATTtctatcaccttttttttttcattgttatagttAATTGGATTGGATTGAGTCATGTACCATAGCTCCTAAAAGTAACGttaacaaaaaagggattttgacgaaggaaaaatctatttttggggagagacccaactgtattctctagggcctgtcacggccctcccctttgatgaagggattatctaaatggaagacagcctgtgaatagtggttttcacacgcccttgttaaatacacgacaccaacaaggtgatcgcgcgagggttgtaacctctgcattccatgcttttatctttctctagtatatttggaagatttatattagaaaagtgtaaagaaggacccttttcaccggccgtcacagatcgacccagaaatgtgCGTATAATCAGAGCATCGGACGAAACTCATTGAGACCACTTTACTTGTAACAGATCCAAGTAGTTGGGACAAAACAGAATTATCCAAAACTGTTGCTATTGCTTTTGCTGTTTATGTTGCAATTTCCTTCCAGAATTTATTGATGTGCTTCAGACTTGTTGGGAAATGCATTGGTTTTATACCTACAGCATACAGGGCAAGATTTGTCCATGAAAAGAAATGTAGCAGTACTAATTATCGAGATCCCACAGTAAGAGTAAGAGACTATGGAGGAAAGAGGGAGAGGTAGTGGAGGAGATTAATTAATTTCAAATTGTCATCCGATCTGTTTTCTACCTGCTGTATTGCTAACGTAAGCCATAAAAGAATTAAATTGTCTGAATCACGTGGAGACTAAATTGCACCATAGCACTTGCCAAATTGTTTGGTTCAAATACATGTCTTGAGGGCTATATTGCCATAAGAAATTAAATGTTTATAGGAAAAGTAAAAAGCACAGATGAGAAGAGCATACAAGATTATGCTGCGCTACCATTCATCAAAGTTAGTTTGACTATCAAAAATGACAGTACAGtatgttagaataaaaaaaagactattttcaTAGATACAACCCAAGTATTTGGTTAGATAAAGGAGAGAACCTTGGCATGGTACAAGAGCTTCTTAGAAGAAAATGATGGGATGAATCTTACTATTTATTACTTGCAACAATGCCGAAGATTTTGGCACTATTGTCACCATGTTCTTAGGTATGCTACTAATCTGACTCATGGCTCCCAATATCTGAAAAACCTTTGTCTTAGGTGAATTTTAGATGCTGTAAGCTAACACATCTCTAGGCCTAGAATTAAAGACGATCTCAAGCAACATTTTCCTCGGTAACAGTCATCATATATGCATTAATAAACTATGTAAGGTGCTAACCCTCTTAACATGTCATCCATAGGTTTTCCCTCTTTTCCTACGTGTGAGAAGTCACCTTGGTTTCGCATTTGTTCTCTCATGATATTCCTACTTTTAAAGGTGGGACCTATCACCTCATTCGGGGTCAAACCCTCTCTTGTCTTTTTCTGTCCATTTCAAATGCAACTAGGTAAGGTTGTTTATTTTATTAACCTCTACACATCAAAGGAATGGAAGAAGAATGATATCCAAGGAAATTCTTGGAATTGAGACTCTAAGGCACAAGACCAGTTGGTAGGTCGAAGATGAGGTGGATGGAAAATATTGAGAGAGGAGCGAGAAGGAGAGGTATGAATTTGCAAGAGATTGATGAAGATCATCAGCAATGGAGACAGTTTCTGTAGCAGGGTGACTGAGAGGCTTGAAAAGCCTACCTGGAACCTGGTGCGAATAAAactgattttgacgtaggaaaaataaatttttgggtgaaatatccaagtcgtcctgatggaagttcccttgggcagcttcctactgtataatatttctgcgagtgatattacaagagaattaccgccaGATATCACAGCAttctaacccccggaatgactatccgaagatatcgtgtataatcagggacgtatccgtagataaccaaaGACCTCTACTTGACAGAAACTGATGTAGAGGAGTTACAATGGGTAAAAAattgtttatagaaaaatattagatGTAACAATCTACAACTatgctactactaccactactacattAAGGGGAGATTTGGGGGCATCTTAATCTAGTAAAACAAATGTGGTAGGTGGGAAGCTGCAGTACATTAAAAATGCTCTGAATTGGAATAAAGtagatattgaaataataaaactgGATACACAAGAAGATGAGAGATGGGGGGGAAATGACCAACAGAGTACATATTAATGAGAGTTAATTCTAGATATGAGGCATTAAATGATAAGAAGACAAAATTAAAGACAAAGCCAGGAAATGTAATGCTAAAAAAAGGGCAAGAAGACTtagaaagcaaagtgagcttataaatataaggaaattgAAGAAATAAAGTAACTAGTATATAATACTTTTGCATGTATTATAATTTGGAGCCAGAAAAAATGGAGACAAAGTTATAAATGAACACAATGGTGAGTGTAAAGTACTTTTTGGGAAAATGGGCCTATAGATGATTTAGGccaatttttatatctttttttccagAAATATACAAAAGAAAGAATTGAATCAATTGAGCTTTAGCAACTGCCTATGGAGGACATAAAGAAATTACTAGGAACATTTTCAaacagtaaaataataatgataagagagaTTTTGTATTTATCAGAGGTGGatataaagacattattattattattattattattattattttgaatagaaaaaaaatccaaactgaAGAATGTTAAAGGCTGGAAGTCTATTTTTCCTGGATTGACCCTAAACCAGATTCATtcgaaatatatagaaattatgatTGTACTACATTTAAGCAAAGACAGTACATTTACTATCTGATAATTAAATACATTCCTGGtcatttctaaaaaaatatataccagTAATATACATTACAAATGTGCTGAAAATATGTACacaaaattgtttatttatattcttacaaTTAATTTGCAATATAAATATCTGTGGAACTAAAATCCATATCCATGCATAAAATACTATaaacatttttatatacagtattttttattaTACACTACAAATGTGCTGAAAATATGTACACAAAATTTGTTATTTATATTCTTCCAATTAATTTGCAATATAAATATCTGTGGAACTAAAACCCATATCCATGCATAAAAtactatatacatttttatatacagtattttttattaTACACTGCAAATGTgctgaaaatatatacacaaatgtgctGAAAATATGTACACAAAATTTGTTATGTATATTCTTCCAATTAATTTGCAATATAATTATCTGTGGAACTAAAATCCATATCCATGCATAAAAtactatatacatttttatatacagtattttttattaTACACTACAAATGTgctgaaaatatatacacaaaatttgtTATTTATATTCTTCCAATTAATTTGCAATATAAATATCTGTGGTACTAAAATCCATATCCATGCATAAAAtactatatacatttttataaatttttattttttctaaaaagaaatttataccagtagtaatatacactacaaatgtgctgaaaatatatacacaaaatttattatttgtatTCGTACAATTAATTTGCAATATAGATAATATCTGTGGAACTAAAATCCATATCCATGCATAAAAtactatataaatttttatatattttatttcaaagcaAAGCGAACCTTGTGTCGTACCCACTTAGGGGAATTTGAACACTTTCAATGTTTCATCaccaatgctatatatatatatatatatatatatatatatatatatatatatatatatatatatatatatatataattacacacaattAGAAACGCAAAGGTAAACAATGGCATTATGGCTcaagttgccaggttggcctttttcgggccaaaaaacaaacaaaacaactcCAAATATGGCCTTTTTCGTGCTAGGTACCTAAAtatggcctttttaaaaaattggttagccttaaaggttatattttcggcctttttctactattaggttggccttttaaagctgcagttgatcagacgttggccttttcttattttaaaaacctggcaaccctgttatgGCTGTCACgtgcagggttgccattcgtacgataattatcgtacatgtacgattattttgggtccggtacgatgtacgatacataccttaggtatatacaatgtatgtgagtgtgtttaattaaacaattatactaaaatattttgaaataagtcaatcatgcaACTCCCTaacaattatattgaaactgtgtacgatgattttggttgaaaaacgacaattttaaagctcatgtacgataatccagttgaaataatctggcaaccctggtcaCGTGTCAACCTCTGCCCAATGGATACCGTTATCATCTTTATTTAGCCACTAAATAAGGTGAGTTAATTTGCTAATATTGTATCTAATTAAGCTAGAAACTTCTTTTGTGAATAATCCATCTAAACTAAGGTAAAGGGATTGAATGAGAAGTATATTTAATTAACAAAGTAAACAATGGCATTATGGCTGTCACGTGTCAACCTCTGCCCAATGGATACCGTTATCATCTTTATTTGGCCACTAAATAAGGTGAGTTAATTTTCTAATATTGTATCTAATTAAGCAAGAAACTTCTTTTGTGAATAATTTAATTAAATTAAGGTAAAGGGATTGAATGAGAAGTATATTTAAGATTATGTACCTTTTTTTCAAAAAGATCTATGCCAAATGAACGTATCTCGTATAATCCTGAAAGAAGTGATTAGGTTAATTCTCTTTggggttcataattttttttctttatttggagaAAGCTATCTGGCTAATTACCCTTGAATAATATCCAGTAGTAATTAGGTTAGGCTTAAATAAATGGAAAACAAAACAATGTTTATATGGGTGCGTTCTCTTTGGGTGTTTTAATGTTAACACGTTATTTGACATTGATTTTCCAATATTGATTTAAGTAAATATGTATTATTACAATAGACTTCTaccggtattattttactgtattacaggccATGTAACCTaggtagaaaataacgtgatttaaccggttttcacctttatttcatccgtaataacagcaaccagttcagctacttaaagttagtcgaattggttcaaggttgttctgttggtttgcggttgaaatgaaggtcaaattcggtcaaatcacattATTTATTACAGAAAGACAGATACATTCTGTTcaaaattcggtcaaatcacgttatttactacaggaaaacaaattttctgttcgaaatcagaatctgtaatacagtaaaactttacccttCTACTATTTTTACATGGAAAAAATCTGTTAGTTTTCTTATCTTGTTTTATTGTTCTCTGATATTACCTTCCTTCAAAGTATCGTTTTCCAATTACCACCCCCAACAGTAATTTCGGGAACTCTGGGTGGGATAATGAAAAGTAGCAGCAGAAACCAACAAAACatcaagaaaacagaaaaaaatgaatgtTTTCTTCATGCAAAAATGACGAGTAACAACACTTAAGCTGGAATCATGCTAGGCTTTTTTTCGCCAGCAGCAAGCtgttgctgcccaaaatggaaagcatGAGGGCTTGTTGCTTGAGATATTGGCTTTCTAACTGTACAGAAAGCAACGAGCACAAACCGTGAGCATGACGTCAGATGTCAACACACtaagatggctgctgcaaataggacgtggtcttgcttggcaatcttgggtccaacaagccgcAATAAATACTGAAAATCTGCGTTGTTCATCCTGTGGTCCTTGTAAAATTCTTCAGTTCATGTAGtataccgataatacatattactgtaaCAGTTGgaaaatttctgggcgccatgatgatatcagcggaccggtttctttaactttttcctatttgctcctcgaactgcgagATCGTAGTTTGATGCTACAACACTTAATCGCTATCATTGGCTGGAGGTTGATGAAAACCTTGAACAAGAAATGACTAGTGGGATTTTACCATTACGGAAGTTTTTTCGGGCCTGTTTTCTTCTGAGCCCGGTTTTCTATCAGACGTAAACTTCTCACAGTGCTTGTATCTAAGAGTATGGTGGTTAATGAACTAACATTAATTATTCACATACTAGTCTTTGCTTCTATGTGGCTTGCTTCCCTCTCAGTTaaacattacatcactgctcctatgttctggcaagcggtacacaTTGCGCTATGCGCGTCCGCCAAGTGGGCGAGTATTTTTCCATTTCCTTAGTTTGCATTGAGCCTTGCTTTATGAGAATATTAGTTAATGAACTAACCCTAAATATTCACATACTGGTCTTTGGTCTGCCCTGGCGTGCTTCGATTAAAATTAAAcatacatcactgctcctatgttttgTCATACAGAGAAAAATGCCACTAGTCCATTTTttatagtgaattccagtttcgctagaaattaatgtatcatacATTAATGCAAATGAGTAGCCTAGTCTTGATATTATTATTTGACTTGTGGTTATGATAACAGATTTTCCTTGTTGCTGTTTATCACTTGCCCTCCCATACATCTCTGCTACTGCTGGCACCACAATCTCTTTTATAGCATCCCATATCTCCTCGGGCGATTCTGACGTTCCACCTCCATATCTCTCTTCTCTGGCACTTTCCACTTTACTTCTGATCTCTCTTGCCTTTTCCCCCATCAACTTCCAAGTGTTGGTCCTCCTATTCCTGGCTGTggcttttcttttccttactgCTTGGAGGCTAGAATCAACCACCGCCAGCTTATGCTGTATATTGAGGTACATCAGATTCATTCGAGCAAGTAGAAAGACctatcagagatttcagacctccgccaatgaagattatcAACATTTTACTGAAGTCAACGGACCAAGctctccctttttcatatgttgacggTTAATGAATCTACTGCATTATAAccagaattgtgatcttgatccAGGTTATCTCCAAATTTTATGGGTTCTTCCAGAGCATGATACCTATCCACCAAGAATTTGACATAATCATTATAAAAggcaaaaaaaatggaaaatatatgatactttatttACTAGCGAAACGGAAATTTGCAatgagaaatggacgagtgctggctagtttggtatttttcttaatgtttaatAGAGGCTGGGGTAGAATAACTTACGTTtcggtctattaaaatgtaaaGTTTATCTATCACACtatgtccattgtttacatctgggagACAGATGTCGAGTTACAGTACTGGGCTTGCGTTACTTGCATTCGCTGTGGACAGCTTTTCTGTTTTTTGTAAGATGTAATCATTATCTGActttttttaaccaattaggagCTTCAAAATATTTATGCCCAAGTTAccggatgttgttttacaacagcAATTTTCTCCctcccttcccttcagtttgagttaaaccaccatcacataaagatgtCTCCAAGAGGTAACttgagggaagtacaatctatttcaaaatttagtttaaTTTCATCTATGTCAGcagttgattatgatggaaatgctctccgttcagtgtaaagatATTGTTACTCGTGTGAAATTCGAAAATAATCGCGAAATATGGCCTGAAAGGTCCGATGCTGACTTAATTTTTCAGGACGACCAGCACGTTTCTACCGTAAAGCTTGTGtaaatattgccaaaaaaaaaagaaaaaaaaaaaaaaagagatgttgGTGTCAAGTATAAGGTAAGGAATCATTAGTGATTTACTTTCTCATAATATGAggttttatttgtgatttactttatcatagtgtaaggatttatttgtggtttacttttagtttgtgacctgggaagggggtccggctagcggttgtgacccggGAATGGGGGCCCAGGGGTCTTGCCCCCCTGCtagggtctgtgacctgggaactactaggttaggttaggttcgttgacttttacaaatcttaaaagagttaaataatcacgttttggacTGTTTTCAGCTACTTTCATGAACCTTATATTTCTGCAACTAtagttatcttgtgcttattttgcatttctgaccattaatatagcagcaaatcactcgtttatgacatttccccaccctaaaaaccctgttttcccactggtgtcccccataattatctttatataaatgggtccaaaaactcatgaatggggagattgccccaataatcatggtgaGAAATGCATAAAACCCAAGATAACGagtagggaaaatatatggttcatatatttgcCTAGAAATTAAAGTGTCATATTTTTACCAAACAAGCAgataaataaacgcaggtaaaaATATAGATTGATAAACTataggggcattcagtagagagtATGCCTTTGTCACCCCAAGAGGTTTTATTTTACTCTTTAACTCCTCTGCATATTTGAACTTCAAtctgttttcttcaaaatctattgtatttattCCTGGGTCATACCCTGCatgcccaccaagtttcgttgaaattggttctgtagctTTTGCGTAATTTTGTTCACAAACATAAAGTAAAcataacaaaatatttgcaatttacttaacaGTACTGCTGCATATTTTTACTTTGATGAACTTAGGCtgaaatattacagattcatccttgaggcatacccaacatgactacctagTTGGTAAAAAtagatactgtactgtagttttgtTTTTAGAATGTCCActgctttagtttgctttcgtatgcaAGTTGctccgtctcttagtgttaatcccattattgttctttccatagctctttgagttgtaattagcttatgttcttaggctttagtgaggctccaagtttctgatacataagttgaaactggtaggatcattagattaaatacttttcattttagagaaagtggcattttacttttcataattgcattttgtttaccaaaagctatccatcccatgcttacccttTTATAGTCAGGCAcatgcactttattatataggggagattatttcaAGCTTTAAATTTGtatgcacaaagagagagagagagagagagagagagagagagagagagagagagagagagagagagagagagagatttctgaaaaATAAGACATGTTAGTGCATTAGGTTAACTTGGAAATACTGCAGTCACCTTAAAACTGCAACTGTATGATTACATTgcaaatattcatttatttcttaattttcaaagTGTCCTACATCGACGCTCTTGTATTGGatacattatta
Proteins encoded in this window:
- the LOC137628723 gene encoding mitotic-spindle organizing protein 1-like, whose protein sequence is MRDSTMAMENSVVNAKETFQILMEISKLLNTGLDEVTLALCVRLCESGANPEALAKVIMELQRVKKEETGHTNGHGSQ